In one Parvibaculum sp. genomic region, the following are encoded:
- a CDS encoding O-antigen ligase family protein has product MSVEGWQIDTAPRRTGASGLRSMPGLGECLVVLVLLTSFYVRSEQGADDPTPYDLLMVLTVGTLFLFGLKFPRGLGWPAALWGLVVIGYGIGAMDALYLEKVRPALIVTIYLVGSFLFFASFVYADAARRLGLMFWAYTVAACFVAALGVGGYFHLFPGSESFLVFGRATGTFNDPNVFAPFLVAPILFLAMKLSTAQRLRSLWMLAPLGLLVMAMLLSFSRGGWGNLFLSAVVFLVLTLATSRSSQQTFRLIGFAALMGFALTILIGVALSNPRVSELFTERASLTQDYDVDPERGRFESQARAFSMVLQNPWGIGQAQWAIINDLDTHNVYLHVLVAGGFLSGLAFLGFIGVTLVRGARAASVPGPQQGMLIVAYAALVGHFAEGVIIDIDSWRHLYLLLGMLWGAMLAVEARKPGSMAAEPAPTVWR; this is encoded by the coding sequence ATGAGCGTCGAGGGCTGGCAGATCGACACCGCCCCGCGACGCACCGGCGCGTCCGGCCTTCGCTCAATGCCCGGTCTCGGCGAGTGTCTCGTCGTGCTGGTTTTGCTGACAAGTTTCTATGTTCGCTCCGAGCAGGGCGCCGACGATCCGACGCCCTACGACCTGTTGATGGTGCTGACCGTCGGCACGCTGTTTCTGTTCGGTCTCAAGTTTCCGCGCGGTCTCGGATGGCCGGCGGCGCTTTGGGGTCTCGTCGTCATCGGCTACGGCATCGGCGCGATGGACGCGCTTTATCTCGAGAAAGTTCGTCCCGCGCTGATCGTGACGATCTATCTGGTTGGCTCCTTTCTCTTCTTTGCGTCTTTCGTCTATGCCGATGCGGCGCGGCGTCTCGGCTTGATGTTCTGGGCCTACACCGTGGCGGCCTGCTTCGTCGCAGCGCTTGGCGTCGGCGGCTACTTCCATCTTTTTCCGGGTTCGGAATCGTTTCTGGTTTTCGGCCGCGCGACCGGAACGTTCAACGATCCCAACGTGTTCGCGCCCTTTCTCGTCGCGCCGATCCTTTTTCTGGCGATGAAGCTCAGTACGGCGCAGCGCCTTCGTTCGCTCTGGATGCTGGCCCCGCTCGGCCTTCTGGTCATGGCGATGCTGCTCAGCTTTTCGCGCGGCGGCTGGGGCAACCTGTTCCTGTCGGCCGTCGTGTTCCTCGTCCTGACGCTGGCGACCTCGCGCTCGTCGCAACAGACTTTCCGGTTGATCGGCTTTGCGGCGCTGATGGGCTTTGCGCTGACGATCCTGATCGGCGTGGCGCTTTCAAACCCGCGCGTGTCGGAACTGTTCACCGAGCGTGCTTCCCTGACCCAGGATTATGACGTCGATCCCGAGCGCGGGCGTTTCGAGAGCCAGGCGCGGGCGTTTTCGATGGTGCTGCAAAATCCGTGGGGCATCGGGCAGGCGCAATGGGCGATCATCAACGATCTCGACACCCACAACGTCTATCTGCATGTGCTGGTGGCGGGCGGCTTCCTGTCCGGTCTGGCCTTTCTCGGCTTCATCGGGGTGACGCTGGTCAGGGGCGCGCGGGCCGCGTCGGTGCCCGGACCGCAACAAGGCATGCTGATCGTCGCCTATGCGGCGCTCGTCGGCCATTTCGCCGAGGGCGTCATTATCGACATCGACAGCTGGCGCCATCTCTATCTGCTGCTGGGCATGCTTTGGGGCGCGATGCTGGCGGTCGAGGCCCGAAAGCCCGGCAGCATGGCGGCCGAGCCCGCGCCGACGGTCTGGCGCTAG
- a CDS encoding TolC family outer membrane protein, with protein sequence MKRSLETSLKRIMALALGTTALTGVLAMSSSASADTLIDALTAAYQTNPVLQAQRAQLRAIDEQVPQALSGWRPTVQAQGTYGAVNTDTTPVGGVTLGDNRRPYTGSVTLNQNVFAGGRTVSATDQAEYSVQAGRQGLASVEQQTLLGAVQAYMNVIRDESVVRLNENNVAVLRRQLEATQDRFRVGELTRTDVAQSEARLSLARSNLTSAEAQLTASRSFYARVVGQAPGTLEKPVPLAGLPAGEDEARELAARNNPALLAARHTESASREAISVAKGALLPRFDVQAGYQYARDPSSTIRDAEESSILGILTIPLYQSGVEYSRVREAKEINNRSRLEVAAAMRDVDEAVRIAWEQLRTSQARIVSTGEQVNASEIALEGVRQESEVGARTTLDVLDAEQELLNARVALVGAERDLAVSEYNLLAATGQLTARQLQLPVEYYDPEVNYGEVRNKWIGFGTAGDE encoded by the coding sequence ATGAAACGATCCCTGGAAACGTCCCTGAAACGAATAATGGCGCTGGCGCTCGGCACCACGGCGCTGACGGGTGTGCTCGCGATGTCATCGTCGGCATCCGCCGACACGCTGATCGACGCGCTCACCGCCGCCTATCAGACCAACCCGGTCCTGCAGGCGCAGCGCGCCCAGTTGCGCGCCATCGACGAACAGGTGCCGCAGGCACTATCCGGCTGGCGGCCGACGGTGCAGGCGCAAGGCACCTATGGTGCGGTCAACACCGACACGACGCCGGTCGGCGGCGTTACGCTTGGCGACAACCGCCGCCCCTACACAGGTTCGGTCACGCTCAACCAGAACGTCTTCGCCGGCGGCCGCACGGTCAGCGCGACCGACCAGGCCGAATATTCGGTGCAGGCCGGCCGCCAGGGTCTTGCCAGCGTCGAACAGCAGACACTGCTCGGTGCGGTGCAGGCCTATATGAACGTGATCCGCGACGAGAGCGTCGTGCGGCTCAACGAGAACAACGTCGCGGTGCTTCGCCGTCAGCTTGAGGCGACGCAGGACCGGTTCCGCGTCGGCGAGTTGACGCGCACCGACGTCGCGCAGTCGGAAGCGCGGCTGAGCCTCGCCCGCTCGAACCTCACAAGCGCCGAGGCGCAGTTGACCGCGAGCCGATCCTTCTATGCGCGTGTGGTCGGCCAGGCGCCGGGCACGCTCGAAAAGCCCGTGCCGCTGGCGGGGCTGCCGGCCGGCGAAGACGAGGCGCGGGAACTGGCGGCGCGGAACAACCCGGCGCTGCTGGCCGCGCGTCACACCGAATCGGCGAGCCGGGAGGCAATTTCGGTCGCCAAGGGCGCGCTGCTGCCGAGATTCGACGTGCAGGCGGGCTACCAATATGCGCGCGACCCGTCCTCGACCATTCGCGACGCCGAGGAAAGCTCGATCCTCGGCATATTGACGATCCCGCTCTACCAGAGCGGCGTCGAATATTCCCGCGTCCGCGAGGCCAAGGAGATCAACAATCGCAGCCGCCTCGAAGTGGCGGCGGCCATGCGCGATGTGGATGAGGCGGTTCGCATCGCCTGGGAGCAGTTGCGGACCTCGCAGGCCCGCATCGTCTCGACCGGCGAACAGGTCAATGCCAGCGAGATCGCGCTTGAGGGCGTCCGGCAGGAATCCGAGGTCGGCGCGCGGACCACGCTCGACGTGCTCGATGCCGAGCAGGAACTTCTCAACGCCCGTGTGGCGCTTGTCGGCGCCGAGCGGGACCTGGCGGTCTCGGAGTACAATCTCCTTGCCGCCACCGGCCAGCTTACGGCGCGCCAGTTGCAGCTTCCGGTCGAGTATTACGACCCGGAAGTGAATTATGGCGAAGTCCGCAACAAGTGGATCGGCTTCGGCACCGCGGGCGACGAGTAG
- a CDS encoding NAD(P)/FAD-dependent oxidoreductase, which translates to MIPEVVHPDDGRTAELWAKTFDVLVIGAGQAGLAAGYRLAGTGCSFLIVDRQARIGDSWRGRYDSLTLFTPRAFSMLPGLSLDGAPDGYPTRDEFADYLETYADYFDLPVLSGNGVKQLRLRAGRFEATLDDGRKIAARAVIVATGAFQKSRIPPVAADFDNTVKQLTPDTYRNPGDVPRGAVLVAGDGASGRDIAAELSVTHNVALATGRRRRLFPERILGKSTWWWLRILGLMKAKPGSLAGRLMRRTDPFPDRGRSLDDLRVLGVAVVPRLVGADGRTAFFADGSTRELNCVIWCAGYHGDNAWLDIPGTKDPHGRFQHEGGRTSVPGLFHLGLPWQRNRASALVMGIEEDAAEIVAFVRDYLNVPMTQTQVIRPG; encoded by the coding sequence ATGATACCGGAGGTTGTGCATCCCGATGATGGCCGAACGGCGGAGCTTTGGGCGAAGACGTTCGATGTGCTGGTCATCGGTGCCGGGCAGGCGGGCCTCGCCGCGGGGTATCGTCTTGCCGGAACGGGATGCTCCTTTCTGATTGTAGATCGCCAAGCCCGTATCGGAGACAGCTGGCGCGGACGCTACGATTCACTCACCCTGTTTACGCCACGGGCTTTCAGTATGCTCCCGGGGCTCTCTCTCGATGGTGCGCCGGATGGCTATCCAACACGCGATGAGTTCGCCGACTATCTTGAGACCTATGCAGATTATTTTGATCTGCCCGTCCTTTCCGGCAACGGGGTGAAACAACTCCGGTTACGGGCCGGGCGCTTCGAGGCAACGCTCGACGATGGACGGAAAATCGCAGCCAGAGCCGTGATTGTCGCTACGGGTGCCTTCCAGAAGTCCCGGATTCCGCCGGTTGCCGCCGATTTCGACAACACCGTCAAGCAACTGACACCGGACACCTATCGCAATCCCGGTGATGTTCCGCGAGGCGCTGTCCTGGTGGCTGGAGACGGAGCGTCGGGGCGCGATATTGCCGCCGAGCTATCGGTGACCCACAATGTCGCGCTTGCAACGGGCCGGAGACGCCGGCTGTTTCCCGAACGCATCCTCGGCAAAAGCACATGGTGGTGGTTGAGGATTCTCGGATTGATGAAAGCGAAACCGGGCTCGCTTGCGGGCCGCCTGATGCGCCGCACCGACCCCTTCCCCGACCGGGGGCGTAGTCTCGACGATTTACGGGTCCTGGGTGTCGCGGTTGTCCCCCGCCTCGTCGGTGCCGATGGCCGGACCGCATTCTTTGCCGATGGATCGACGCGGGAGTTGAACTGTGTCATCTGGTGTGCCGGCTATCATGGCGACAACGCATGGCTTGATATCCCCGGCACGAAGGATCCACACGGCCGCTTCCAGCACGAAGGCGGACGAACCTCCGTCCCCGGTCTTTTTCATCTTGGCTTGCCCTGGCAACGCAACCGTGCCTCTGCGCTCGTGATGGGAATAGAAGAAGACGCGGCGGAAATCGTCGCATTCGTTCGAGACTATCTGAATGTACCTATGACCCAAACTCAGGTTATTCGACCGGGTTGA
- a CDS encoding protein-L-isoaspartate O-methyltransferase, which yields MTDFAAARHNMVESQVRVNAVTDSRVIDAMSSVPRERFVPMSRQSLAYMDEDVPVGEGGAPRFLMEPRVFAKLAQLAAVGPDDLVLDVGCGTGYSTAVLSRLAGTVVALESDGDLAARAGATLSDLGVDNAVVVAGPLNEGYAKQAPYDAIFLNGSVGVIPEAFKSQLKDGGRLVAVVGDGISGRARLFVRSGDSLSSRDAFDANIKPLPGFQAEESFVF from the coding sequence ATGACCGACTTCGCCGCCGCCCGCCACAACATGGTCGAGAGCCAGGTACGGGTCAACGCGGTCACGGACAGCCGCGTGATCGACGCCATGTCGTCGGTGCCGCGCGAGCGCTTCGTGCCGATGTCCCGTCAGAGCCTTGCCTATATGGACGAGGACGTTCCGGTCGGCGAGGGCGGTGCGCCGCGGTTTCTGATGGAGCCTCGGGTCTTTGCCAAGCTTGCGCAGCTTGCCGCGGTCGGGCCCGACGATCTGGTGCTCGATGTCGGTTGCGGCACGGGCTATTCGACGGCCGTGTTGTCGCGTCTCGCCGGAACGGTCGTTGCGCTTGAGAGCGACGGCGATCTCGCGGCGCGCGCTGGCGCCACGCTTTCCGATCTCGGTGTCGACAACGCGGTGGTTGTCGCCGGTCCGCTGAACGAAGGCTATGCCAAGCAGGCGCCCTATGATGCGATCTTTCTCAACGGTTCGGTCGGCGTCATCCCCGAGGCTTTCAAGTCGCAGTTGAAGGATGGCGGACGGCTCGTCGCGGTGGTCGGAGACGGAATTTCGGGCCGGGCGCGTCTCTTCGTCCGTTCCGGCGACTCGTTGAGCAGCCGCGATGCCTTCGATGCCAACATCAAGCCCTTGCCCGGTTTTCAGGCCGAAGAGAGCTTTGTTTTCTGA
- a CDS encoding DUF6634 family protein, which yields MVIYVGREGVLRTNHLNEELARLKELCVDLEWLRAGVLPSFEDLEDAPFIDDYSFVQRGVVALQGKVTGHPLLGATTAMTSDLCVFAPDLGWARTLSRFYRLGSPSPAMAKWIQA from the coding sequence ATGGTCATCTATGTAGGACGGGAAGGTGTTCTGCGAACGAACCACCTGAATGAGGAACTGGCGCGGCTGAAAGAGCTCTGCGTCGATCTCGAATGGCTGAGAGCCGGCGTCCTGCCGTCATTCGAAGACCTCGAGGACGCTCCCTTCATCGACGATTATTCATTCGTCCAGCGTGGCGTGGTCGCGCTGCAGGGAAAGGTCACGGGTCATCCCCTTCTCGGAGCGACGACAGCCATGACGTCGGACCTCTGTGTGTTCGCCCCCGACCTCGGATGGGCCCGAACTCTCTCCCGCTTCTACAGGCTCGGATCGCCATCTCCGGCAATGGCGAAATGGATACAGGCCTGA
- a CDS encoding valine--tRNA ligase has protein sequence MLDKTFSPQEAEERLYRLWEESGAFKAGGPEGAKPYCIVIPPPNVTGSLHMGHALNNTLQDALIRFERMRGKDVLWQPGLDHAGIATQMIVERQLAAEGNIGRREMGREAFIERIWKWKGESGGTIVGQLRRLGASCDWSRERFTLDDGLSKAVLKVFVELYRQGLIYRDKRLVNWDPKLQTAVSDLEVENIEIKGHFWHFRYPLADGVTYEWPLTDEEGNPAGSETRNYIVVATTRPETMLGDTGVAVNPEDERYKPLIGKFVDLPLVGRRILIVADEHADPAQGSGAVKITPAHDFNDFEVGKRQGLEQINILNPDGSLNDEVPEPYRGLDRFEARKHVVMDIEALGLLDRIEDKIVMVPHDEKSKMVVIEPYLTDQWYVDAATLAKPAIEAVERGATTFVPKNWEKTYFEWMRNIQPWCISRQLWWGHRIPAWFGPDGHIFVAHSDEEAAAEAQKHYGKPVELTRDEDVLDTWFSSALWPFSTLGWPDETPELKRYYKTDVLSTAHDIIFFWVARMMMMGLHFMQEAPFHTVYIHALVRDEKGQKMSKTKGNVVDPLELIDAYGADALRFTMAALAAQGRDIKIATSRVEGYRNFGTKLWNAARFCEMNECVRVEGFDPAALTQTVNKWIAGEAARAAAEITEALETYRFNDAAGAAYRFVWNVFCDWYLEFAKPLLMGSDEAAKSETRATAAWVLDQILLMLHPFMPFITEELWQRTAETGPKRATMLVKAAWPNLSGLGDAAADAEMDWVIRFISEVRSVRAEMNVPAGAKLALLIKDASAESLARLDRHRDLIQRLARLESTAIASAIPDGALQLVLDEATLILPLKGVIDLAAETARLKKEVGKLQDEVKKIDAKLGNAKFLAGAPDHVVEEQRERKAEAEAAMAKFADALKRLEGAA, from the coding sequence ATGCTCGACAAGACATTCAGCCCGCAAGAGGCCGAGGAACGGCTTTACCGCCTCTGGGAAGAGAGCGGCGCCTTCAAGGCCGGGGGACCGGAGGGCGCGAAGCCCTATTGCATCGTCATTCCGCCGCCCAACGTCACGGGCAGCCTGCATATGGGCCATGCGCTCAACAACACGTTGCAGGATGCGCTGATCCGCTTCGAGCGGATGCGCGGCAAGGACGTGCTCTGGCAGCCCGGCCTCGACCATGCCGGCATCGCGACGCAGATGATCGTCGAGCGCCAGCTTGCGGCGGAAGGCAATATCGGCCGCCGCGAGATGGGCCGCGAGGCCTTCATCGAGCGCATCTGGAAATGGAAGGGCGAGTCGGGCGGCACCATTGTCGGCCAGCTTCGCCGCCTCGGCGCTTCCTGCGACTGGAGCCGTGAACGCTTCACGCTGGACGACGGGCTGTCGAAAGCCGTTTTGAAAGTCTTTGTCGAGCTTTACCGGCAGGGGCTCATCTATCGCGACAAGCGGCTCGTCAACTGGGATCCGAAGCTCCAGACCGCCGTTTCCGATCTCGAAGTCGAAAACATCGAGATCAAGGGCCACTTCTGGCATTTCCGCTATCCGCTCGCCGACGGCGTCACCTATGAGTGGCCGTTGACCGACGAGGAGGGCAATCCGGCGGGCAGCGAGACGCGCAACTACATCGTCGTCGCCACCACGCGCCCCGAAACGATGCTGGGCGACACCGGCGTCGCCGTGAACCCCGAGGACGAGCGCTACAAGCCGCTGATCGGCAAGTTCGTCGACCTGCCGCTGGTCGGCCGCCGCATTCTGATCGTCGCCGATGAGCACGCCGACCCGGCGCAAGGCTCCGGCGCGGTCAAGATCACACCCGCGCATGACTTCAACGATTTCGAGGTCGGCAAGCGGCAGGGGCTCGAACAGATCAACATTCTCAATCCCGACGGTTCGCTGAACGACGAAGTGCCGGAACCTTATCGCGGCCTCGACCGTTTCGAGGCGCGCAAGCATGTCGTCATGGACATCGAGGCGCTCGGGCTGCTCGACCGCATCGAGGACAAGATCGTCATGGTGCCGCATGACGAGAAATCCAAGATGGTCGTCATCGAGCCTTATCTGACCGACCAGTGGTATGTCGATGCCGCGACGCTCGCGAAGCCCGCCATCGAGGCGGTCGAGCGCGGCGCCACCACTTTCGTGCCGAAGAACTGGGAGAAGACCTATTTCGAATGGATGCGCAACATCCAGCCCTGGTGCATCTCGCGCCAGCTCTGGTGGGGCCATCGTATTCCGGCATGGTTCGGGCCGGACGGGCATATTTTTGTTGCCCATAGCGATGAAGAAGCCGCCGCCGAAGCGCAAAAGCATTACGGCAAGCCGGTCGAACTGACGCGCGACGAAGACGTCCTCGACACATGGTTCTCTTCCGCGCTCTGGCCGTTCTCGACGCTGGGCTGGCCCGACGAGACGCCGGAGCTGAAGCGCTACTACAAGACCGATGTGCTCTCCACCGCGCACGACATCATCTTCTTCTGGGTCGCCCGGATGATGATGATGGGCCTGCACTTCATGCAGGAAGCGCCGTTCCACACTGTCTACATCCATGCGCTGGTCCGTGACGAGAAGGGCCAGAAGATGTCGAAGACGAAGGGCAACGTCGTCGATCCCCTCGAACTCATCGACGCTTACGGTGCCGACGCGTTACGCTTCACCATGGCGGCGCTCGCCGCGCAGGGCCGCGACATCAAGATCGCCACGTCGCGCGTCGAGGGTTACCGCAATTTCGGCACCAAGCTCTGGAACGCGGCGCGTTTCTGCGAAATGAACGAATGCGTGCGCGTCGAGGGCTTCGATCCCGCCGCGCTCACCCAGACCGTCAACAAATGGATCGCCGGCGAGGCCGCGCGCGCCGCCGCCGAAATCACCGAGGCGCTCGAAACCTATCGCTTCAACGACGCGGCGGGTGCGGCCTACAGGTTCGTATGGAATGTCTTCTGCGACTGGTATCTCGAATTCGCCAAGCCGCTGCTCATGGGTTCGGACGAAGCCGCGAAATCCGAAACGCGCGCCACCGCCGCCTGGGTGCTCGACCAGATTCTGCTGATGCTGCATCCCTTCATGCCCTTCATCACCGAAGAGCTCTGGCAGCGCACTGCCGAGACGGGGCCGAAGCGCGCGACGATGCTGGTCAAGGCCGCATGGCCGAACCTTTCCGGTCTCGGCGACGCGGCGGCCGATGCCGAAATGGATTGGGTTATCCGCTTCATTTCCGAAGTGCGTTCGGTGCGCGCCGAAATGAACGTGCCGGCGGGCGCGAAACTGGCGCTGCTCATCAAGGACGCCAGCGCTGAAAGCCTGGCGCGTCTCGATCGCCACCGCGATCTGATCCAGCGTCTGGCGCGCCTCGAAAGCACGGCGATCGCAAGCGCGATCCCGGACGGCGCGCTGCAACTTGTGCTCGACGAAGCAACGTTGATCCTGCCGCTCAAGGGCGTCATCGACCTCGCCGCCGAAACGGCGCGGCTGAAAAAGGAAGTCGGCAAGCTTCAGGACGAAGTGAAAAAGATCGACGCCAAACTCGGCAACGCCAAGTTCCTCGCCGGCGCGCCGGACCACGTGGTCGAGGAACAGCGCGAGCGCAAGGCCGAGGCCGAGGCCGCGATGGCGAAATTCGCCGATGCGTTGAAGAGGCTTGAGGGCGCGGCTTAG
- a CDS encoding DUF433 domain-containing protein, protein MPAVAEMLKVSEVAVVSRVSLRDVNRALDEHILPDAFVSFDNGRYVLAGACSLITFYFASARRLTSEERLSAIRTAEPRLARSRALPWAALLREDWTVRDDFLTIDLLPFMKGASERLDDLATAREMVTTSPDILGGTPVIRGTRVPVYDVAASVAAGHSTERILATWPSLDTEKVRLATIYAEANPLRGRPRAPADLCEGSVIITDRRIPRARKAG, encoded by the coding sequence ATGCCCGCAGTCGCGGAAATGCTGAAGGTCAGCGAGGTCGCCGTTGTCTCGCGCGTGAGCCTGCGCGACGTCAATCGTGCTCTCGACGAACACATCCTGCCGGACGCCTTCGTCTCGTTCGACAATGGCCGTTACGTCCTGGCCGGCGCCTGTTCGCTCATCACCTTCTATTTCGCGAGCGCCCGGCGCCTGACCTCGGAAGAGCGCCTGTCGGCCATCAGGACCGCAGAGCCTCGGCTTGCGCGGTCCCGCGCCCTGCCTTGGGCTGCGCTGTTGCGTGAGGATTGGACCGTCCGCGACGATTTCCTGACCATCGACCTGCTGCCCTTCATGAAGGGCGCGAGCGAGCGGCTGGACGATCTCGCCACCGCGCGGGAGATGGTCACGACCTCACCCGACATTCTCGGCGGCACACCCGTCATTCGGGGCACCCGTGTTCCGGTCTATGATGTCGCGGCATCCGTAGCCGCCGGCCATTCGACGGAGCGCATCCTCGCGACCTGGCCCAGCCTAGATACCGAAAAAGTCAGGCTTGCCACAATCTACGCGGAGGCAAACCCGCTGCGCGGTCGCCCACGCGCTCCCGCCGATCTTTGCGAAGGCTCGGTCATTATCACGGATCGCCGCATTCCTCGAGCCAGGAAGGCGGGATGA
- a CDS encoding DUF2852 domain-containing protein, whose translation MPTAEMLDDLPKGAWIAMMVIGFILFWPIGLGILFYMLWSGKMQGWNRSGMRGCGAQFRRHRSSGNTAFDSYRDEALKRLEEEQKAFGEFMERLRRAKDQTEFDQFMSERRGSATAN comes from the coding sequence ATGCCTACGGCTGAAATGCTGGACGACCTGCCGAAAGGCGCCTGGATCGCGATGATGGTGATCGGTTTCATCCTCTTCTGGCCGATCGGGCTCGGTATCCTCTTCTACATGCTCTGGAGCGGAAAAATGCAGGGATGGAATCGAAGTGGTATGCGCGGCTGCGGCGCGCAGTTTCGCCGCCACCGGTCGAGCGGCAACACCGCCTTCGACAGCTATCGCGACGAGGCGCTGAAGCGCCTTGAGGAAGAACAGAAGGCCTTCGGCGAATTCATGGAACGCCTGCGCCGCGCCAAGGACCAGACCGAATTCGACCAGTTCATGTCGGAGCGACGCGGCAGCGCGACCGCCAACTGA
- a CDS encoding DUF5615 family PIN-like protein yields MKFLIDECLSPELAKLALKKGYNETSHVVWMKLAGLKDWELKPIILGGDWTFVTRNSVDFRGPKDKPGTKGQYADVAIHAGLICLNGPPSMNLDMHIELFEQALVELSADDDLINQVLEIFLEDGIELRVLRYALPKD; encoded by the coding sequence ATGAAGTTTCTGATCGACGAGTGCCTAAGTCCCGAACTGGCGAAGCTGGCATTGAAAAAAGGATATAACGAGACCAGCCACGTTGTCTGGATGAAGCTCGCCGGCCTGAAAGACTGGGAGCTGAAGCCGATCATTCTCGGCGGAGACTGGACGTTCGTCACCAGGAATTCGGTGGATTTCCGGGGTCCGAAAGATAAGCCAGGCACCAAGGGCCAGTATGCCGACGTCGCCATCCATGCCGGGTTGATCTGTCTCAACGGCCCACCCAGCATGAATCTCGACATGCACATCGAGCTGTTCGAGCAGGCGCTGGTCGAACTCAGTGCCGACGATGATCTCATCAACCAGGTTCTTGAAATCTTTCTGGAGGACGGGATTGAGCTTCGGGTGCTGCGCTACGCCTTGCCCAAGGATTGA
- a CDS encoding DUF2497 domain-containing protein, translating into MSNQGTAQEPTMEEILASIRRIISEDSGPEESAAPAAAPEPEEVPEPEPEPVQEEPATLSAEDEADILELTEPLPEEPLMAEPAPEPEPAYVPEPAEEMIEDDIEFAPEPDPVPEPAPAPEPVVAAAPQPEPPAPAPAAPVQAEPVIEEPAMSAQSQPIVSGDAEKAASAAFGALASSLASGGEGRTLEEIVSDMLRPMLKEWLDGNLPPLVERLVAEEIERIARRRG; encoded by the coding sequence ATGAGCAATCAGGGCACGGCGCAGGAACCGACGATGGAGGAGATTCTGGCCTCCATCCGCCGGATCATTTCGGAGGATAGCGGGCCCGAGGAATCGGCCGCGCCCGCCGCCGCGCCCGAGCCCGAGGAAGTCCCGGAGCCTGAGCCCGAGCCCGTGCAGGAGGAGCCCGCGACCCTCTCCGCCGAGGACGAGGCCGACATTCTCGAACTGACCGAACCTCTGCCCGAAGAGCCTCTGATGGCCGAACCGGCCCCGGAACCGGAGCCTGCCTATGTGCCGGAGCCGGCCGAGGAGATGATCGAGGACGATATCGAATTTGCGCCCGAACCGGACCCCGTGCCGGAACCGGCGCCCGCACCCGAGCCGGTCGTGGCCGCCGCGCCGCAGCCGGAGCCTCCCGCGCCTGCGCCCGCCGCTCCGGTGCAAGCGGAACCCGTTATTGAGGAGCCTGCCATGAGTGCCCAGAGCCAACCGATCGTATCGGGCGATGCCGAAAAGGCCGCCTCGGCCGCTTTCGGTGCGCTGGCCAGTTCGCTGGCGAGCGGCGGCGAAGGCCGGACGCTGGAAGAGATCGTGTCCGACATGCTGCGGCCGATGCTGAAGGAATGGCTGGACGGCAACCTGCCGCCGCTGGTCGAGCGTCTGGTCGCCGAGGAAATCGAGCGAATCGCCCGCCGCCGCGGCTAA